The following are from one region of the Serinus canaria isolate serCan28SL12 chromosome 8, serCan2020, whole genome shotgun sequence genome:
- the CFAP57 gene encoding cilia- and flagella-associated protein 57, translating into MAAAAVLPVAVFGCRPRVAGGVCFLEEQVVLHAAGAGCLRLHLEHKWHNFIPGTEKSRGVQALAVSPDRRFLAVSEAAGERPVLAVYELTAERARRSKVLAAEELPARQTVSLAFSPDSRFLAAATAPPEGHLTCWLWEKQQLAAAVRVQAAGDGPCQVSFNPQDNTQVCITGNGFFKLFKYSEGYLKQMNLQRGEPENYLCHAWLSEEEVICGTDTGKLSLFETGELHWEKSLEYRKPPRNQEEDTTKEYESGVAFEDNGLQQHSLPQISAVAAYSKGFACSPSPGVVLLFEKTCEKEVYEEKQEVWLPEDLFSTEPKKSSRQDITCICFSPSEEMMVVSTNKNQLYKFTMLSTKPIREKISYFAYMNFPLHSNSITGLDMCIWKPILATCSLDRSVRIWNYKKNTLELCKEYQEEAHTVSLHPTGLFCLVGFSDKLRFISLLYEDMHVFKEFAVKKCRECSFSNGGHLFAIVNGNVIQIYSSITFENVTNLKGHTGKVHAIKWSADDTKFVSCDTHGAVHEWNLSSGKKESECVLKTCIYSSISLTYDAKIIFAVGSDQTLKEISESSIQHEVPAYDVVYTTVAVSRSGRLIFVGTSLGTIRAMKYPLTLKKKDFSEYQAHAGAVTKMTVTSDDQFLLTASEDGCVFIWKVYDKEGEGGKGEPEPEYAEEVLIMRSDIDEKTRAILDLQICVRDLQTESEYELRLKDMYYEGKIKALEENFAQEIDSLKTKHQILQGEKEKQRLQHEIQLSELMDKQAKEVQQLESDSSQKLSTENEKYQELQVKSQKMEEEYEKQLHNLEESKTKAVAELKELYEKKLKHKSVQLAEAKENMRKQIEAHEKMEKQIYEEGDKEILELKDKYEKQLLEEKESNIQLKGELGVMNKRLNSLQKELKDRNRDIEEMRLEQQKLQDIIKSLEKDISALKTDVKERTETILEKEKYVYDLKMKNQELQNFKFVLSYKIEEFKKQIESRENDIETMKKHIGEMEAELEQFRKESVELKLNITQLQQKQKATAGEVHREMEKRQNMETLIKRFKSDLHNCVRFINDSKKMKDGIRELYAKYVHQPDVVEAQAEDADLQQQYKKQQEYNERNLAVLRKKVMKDKEMHHTAYMRIMQENVSLIKEINDLRQELRVANAQVHDLESALRLNKNKKAIQDTAPSGEISSSPAVLRLNPEMESEKIIEMQQLEIQYLRDQIQEMGKALNCPGSVSFSQKSS; encoded by the exons atggcggcggcggccgtGCTGCCCGTGGCCGTGTTCGGCTGCCGGCCGCGGGTGGCCGGCGGCGTCTGCTtcctggaggagcaggtggTGCTGCACGCCGCGGGGGCGGGCTGCCTGCGGCTGCACCTCGAGCACAAGTGGCACAACTTCATCCCAG GCACGGAGAAGAGCCGGGGCGTGCAGGCGCTGGCCGTCAGCCCCGACCGGCGATTCCTGGCGGTGTCGGAGGCGGCGGGGGAGCGGCCGGTGCTGGCGGTCTATGAGCTGACGGCGGAGCGGGCGCGGCGCAGCAAGGTGCTGGCCGCCGAGGAGCTGCCTGCGCGGCAGACGGTGTCGCTCGCCTTCTCCCCCGACAGCCGGTTCCTGGCGGCCGCCACGGCCCCCCCCGAGGGGCACCTcacctgctggctctgggagaagcagcagctggcgGCGGCCGTCCGCGTCCAGGCTGCGGGCGACGGCCCCTGCCAG GTGAGCTTTAATCCTCAAGACAATACCCAGGTTTGTATCACTGGAAATggcttttttaaacttttcaagTACAGTGAAGGATATTTAAAGCAGATGAATTTACAAAGGGGAGAGCCAGAAAATTACTTGTGCCATGCCTGGCTGTCTGAGGAGGAAGTTATATGTGGCACTGACACAGGCAAACTTAGCTTGTTTGAAACTGGAGAGCTGCACTGGGAGAAGAGTTTGGAGTACAGAAAACCACCCAGGAATCAAGAAGAAGATACAACAAAAGAATATGAGAG TGGAGTGGCCTTTGAAGATAATGGTTTACAACAGCATTCTTTGCCTCAAATATCTGCAGTTGCAGCATATTCCAAAGGCTTTGCATGTTCACCTAGCCCAGGAGTTGTTCTTCTGTTTGAGAAGACCTGTGAAAAGGAGGTCTATGAGGAGAAACAAGAAGTCTGG CTGCCTGAGGACCTGTTCAGCACCGAGCCAAAAAAGTCAAGCAGACAGGACATTACATGTATATGCTTCAGCCCCTCTGAGGAAATGATGGTCGTTagcacaaataaaaatcagctcTACAAGTTTACTATGTTGTCCACCAAACCTATAAGG GAGAAGATATCTTATTTTGCATATATGAATTTCCCATTGCATTCTAATTCAATCACTGGTCTGGACATGTGTATTTGGAAACCCATTCTTGCTACGTGTTCCCTGGATAGATCTGTCCGCATCTGGAATTACAAGAAAAA caCTTTGGAGCTGTGTAAGGAATATCAGGAGGAAGCACACACAGTATCACTTCATCCCACTGGccttttctgtttggttgggttttctgACAAACTGCGATTTATAAGTCTTCTGTATGAGGACATGCATGTTTTCAAGGAGTTTGCTGTGAAAAAGTGTAGAGAG TGCTCATTCAGTAACGGAGGCCATCTTTTTGCTATAGTTAATGGAAATGTGATTCAAATTTATTCCAGCATCACCTTTGAGAATGTTACTAATCTGAAAGGACATACTGGGAAG GTACATGCAATTAAATGGAGTGCGGATGACACTAAATTTGTCTCCTGTGACACACATGGTGCTGTGCATGAGTGGAATTTGTCGTCAGGTAAAAAGGAGTCAGAGTGTGTGCTCAAGACCTGCATctacagcagcatttccctgacTTATGATGCCAAAATTATCTTTGCTGTTGGATCTGACCAAACTCTCAAAGAAATTTCAGAGTCTTCG ATCCAGCACGAAGTGCCTGCCTATGACGTTGTTTACACGACTGTCGCTGTCTCTCGCTCCGGGCGCCTGATATTTGTTGGGACCTCCCTGGGGACAATTCGAGCCATGAAGTACCCATTAACTCTGAAGAAGAAGGATTTCAGCGAGTACCAGGCCCATGCAGGTGCTGTTACAAAG ATGACAGTAACAAGTGATGACCAATTTCTACTGACTGCCTCAGAGGATGGCTGTGTATTTATCTGGAAAGTGTATGATAAAGAAGgtgagggagggaaaggagagccaGAACCTGAGTATGCTGAAGAAGTGTTGATCATGAGATCAGATATAGATGAGAAG ACTCGGGCAATACTAGACCTGCAGATTTGTGTGAGAGATCTACAGACAGAAAGTGAGTACGAGCTACGTCTCAAGGACATGTActatgaaggaaaaataaaagcattggAAGAGAATTTTGCTCAGGAAATAGACTCCCTAAAAACTAAACACCAG ATTTtacagggagagaaagaaaaacagaggttACAGCACGAGATTCAGCTGTCTGAGTTGATGGATAAACAGGCCAAGGAGGTGCAACAGCTAG AATCTGATAGTAGTCAGAAACTCTCCACGGAAAATGAGAAATACCAGGAGCTTCAGGTGAAATCCCAGAAGATGGAAGAGGAATACGAGAAACAATTGCATAATTTggaggaaagcaaaaccaaggctgtggcagagctaAAAGAACTTTATGAGAAAAAACTTAAACATAAATCTGTTCAGCTGGCAGAG GCAAAGGAGAATATGAGGAAGCAGATTGAAGCACATGAAAAAATGGAGAAACAGATTTATGAAGAGGGAGACAAAGAAATCTTAGAACTCAAAGACAAGTATGAGAAACAGCTCTTGGAGGAAAAGGAGTCCAACATCCAACTGAAAGGAGAACTAGGAGTCATGAATAAAAGG TTGAACAGCCTACAGAAAGAGCTCAAGGACCGAAACAGGGATATTGAGGAAATGAGACTGGAACAGCAGAAGCTGCAAGACATCATTAAATCACTGGAAAAGGATATCTCAGCACTAAAGACAGATGTTAAAGAGAGAACTGAAACTATCCTAGAGAAG GAGAAGTATGTATATgatctaaaaatgaaaaatcaggaACTACAAAATTTCAAGTTTGTACTGAGTTACAAAATAGAGGAGTTTAAGAAGCAAATAGAGTCACGTGAAAATGATATTGAGACAATGAAGAAACACATCGGTGAG ATGGAGGCGGAGCTGGAACAATTCCGCAAGGAGAGCGTGGAGCTGAAGCTGAACATCACAcaactgcagcagaaacagaaggCAACTGCTGGTGAGGTGCacagagagatggaaaag AGGCAAAATATGGAAACCCTCATCAAAAGATTTAAGTCAGATCTTCATAATTGTGTGAGATTCATTAATGAttccaaaaaaatgaaagatggTATCCGTGAACTCTATGCCAAGTATGTGCATCAACCAGACGTG GTGGAGGCTCAAGCAGAAGATGCAGATTTGCAGCAGCAGTACAAGAAACAGCAAGAGTACAATGAGAGGAATTTGGCAGTTTTGAGGAAGAAGGTGATGAAGGATAAGGAAATGCACCACACTGCTTACATGCGCATCATGCAG gaaaatgtgAGTCTGATTAAGGAAATTAATGACTTGCGCCAAGAACTGAGGGTGGCCAACGCGCAGGTGCACGACCTCGAGTCTGCACTGAGAttaaacaagaacaaaaaggCAATTCAAGACACAG CTCCCTCCGGTGAAATTTCgtccagcccagctgtcctAAGGTTGAATCCAGAGATGGAAAGTGAGAAAATCATAGAAATGCAGCAGCTAGAAATTCAGTATCTGCGAGACCAAATCCAGGAGATGGGGAAAGCCCTGAACTGTCCAGGTTCAGTGTCTTTCAGTCAGAAATCTTCCTGA
- the EBNA1BP2 gene encoding probable rRNA-processing protein EBP2 gives MAAAVARRGSFSDSGSDSEDSSLSDSELQEAFAKGTLKPGLNVVLEERPKRRNDTDGLKQCLAEFRQQLAWVERLDVTLGPVADPVSQNASTSDAVDPENDFQREMSFYRQAQAAVLEALPRLRKLQVPTRRPDDYFAEMAKSDQQMQKIRQKLKSKQEAMERSEKAKQLRAMRKYGKKVQVEVLQRRQKEKKNMLNAVKKYQKGLSDKLDFLDEEQTSSQGNKKGSASQRTKKGPNAKRRYKNQKFGFGGKKKGSKWNTKESFNDVSSFQAKVAHNKGPGKGGRGGKGGKKALNKRPGKRARQKMKNRAR, from the exons ATGGCGGCGGCGGTGGCGCGGCGTGGATCCTTCTCGGACTCCGGCTCGGACTCGGAGGATTCCTCGCTCTCGGACTCGGAG CTCCAGGAGGCCTTCGCGAAGGGCACGCTGAAGCCGGGGCTCAACGTGGTGCTGGAGGAGCGGCCGAAGCGGCGCAATGACACG GACGGCCTGAAACAGTGCCTGGCCGAATTCAGGCAGCAGCTCGCCTGGGTAGAAAGGCTGGACGTGACTCTGGGCCCGGTCGCGGACCCCGTTTCTCAGAATGCTTCTACGTCTGATGCCGTTGACCCTGAAAATGACTTCCAGAGAGAGATGAGTTT CTACCGGCAGGCACAGGCGGCTGTCCTGGAAGCCCTCCCTAGGCTGCGTAAGCTCCAAGTTCCCACGAGGAGGCCGGATGATTACTTTGCAGAGATGGCCAAATCAGACCAACAGATGCAGAAG ATTCGACAGAAACTTAAGAGTAAACAGGAAGCAATGGAAAGGTCTGAGAAAGCAAAACAACTCCGTGCCATGAGAAAATACGGCAAGAAG GTGCAAGTTGAGGTTCTGCAGAGGagacagaaggagaagaaaaatatgttgaaTGCAGTCAAGAAATACCAGAAAG GTCTGTCTGACAAGCTGGACTTTCTAGATGAAGAGCAGACGTCATCTCAGGGGAATAAAAAAGGCAGTGCAAGTCAACGGACAAAGAAGGG ACCAAATGCCAAAAGACGATACAAAAATCAGaagtttggttttggtgggaagAAGAAGGGCTCAAAGTGGAACACAAAGGAGAGTTTTAATGACGTATCCAGCTTCCAGGCAAAAGTGGCTCACAACAAAGGtccaggaaaaggaggaagaggaggaaaaggagggaaaaaagctcTTAAT aagaGACCTGGAAAGAGAGCaaggcagaaaatgaagaacCGAGCCCGCTAA
- the CFAP144 gene encoding protein FAM183A translates to MAARRGDRCPPDALLNRFHAERARKERRWQLLFTQYTVNPLQPVHMVSRKPMSRHENIQEPIDDEFLKLLHRAAVVPREKYSEPQTESQVIGWHTKPLVPFDRSDTRFYFPRHTTEITIHGYPAPREPKFKDQEESYT, encoded by the exons ATGGCCGCTCGCCGCGGCGACCGGTGCCCACCGGACGCGCTGCTGAACCGCTTCCACGCCGAGCGGGCCAGGAAGGAGCGCCGCTGGCAGCTGCTCTTCACGCAGTACACCGTAAACCCCCTCCAACCCG TTCACATGGTCTCTAGGAAGCCAATGTCTCGGCATGAGAACATACAGGAGCCGATAGATG ATGAATTCCTGAAACTTCTTCACCGTGCAGCAGTGGTGCCAAGAGAGAAATACTCAGAGCCACAAACTGAAAGCCAAGTAATTGGCTGGCATACAAAACCTTTG GTTCCTTTTGATCGCAGTGATACCAGATTCTACTTCCCACGCCACACAACTGAGATTACCATCCATGGCTACCCTGCACCACGGGAACCGAAGTTTAAAGACCAGGAAGAAAGCTACACATAG
- the PIF1 gene encoding ATP-dependent DNA helicase PIF1 — protein sequence MEAAELRCTAAVEQPLPGGLAPRRRLMRNATVLLGRNELRQPVLRVAGGSGATAAVLSFVLAGDAVRLFTRFAGEGRAAVRVGPDGAQVLLSDCPPDALRRFLRLLRLKVAAGSRDAPRRPRLLERPPPSFSVISPVQERDLLGGPGRRRPGQERGECPAEVPRAERRPPARLSAEQEAVLGAVRSGKSIFFTGSAGEGSRPLSSAPRRKSWPLTCRFSLEGTGKSFLLKRILGSLPPNITYATASTGVAACHIGGTTLHAFAGIGSGKAPLEQCVQLAERPGVRQHWLACQHLIIDEISMVDGKFFDKLEAVARAVRKRDEPFGGIQLIICGDFLQLPPVCKANEETKFCFQAKSWRKCIHINMELTEVRRQTDKTFVSLLSAIRLGRCTEEVTRQLMQTAAHKSERDGILATRLCTHKDDVEITNERRLQQLPGEVHVFEALDSDPMLVKLIDAQCPVGGRVELKLGAQVMLAKNLDVSQGLVNGARGVVVGFESEQKGLPKVRFLCGVTQLIKMEKWVIKGPSGVHLSRQQLPLKLAWAISIHKSQGMSLDCVEISLSRVFESGQAYVALSRARSLAGLRVLDFDPKAVKADPAVLQFYRQLRRHQLLAQDSLHAHSEADEKENWKCN from the exons ATGGAGGCGGCGGAGCTGCGCTGCACGGCGGCCGTGGAGCAGCCGCTGCCGGGGGGACTCGCCCCGCGCCGCCGGCTGATGCGGAACGCGACCGTGCTGCTGGGCCGCAACGAGCTGCGGCAGCCCGTGCTGCGGGTGGCCGGCGGCAGCGGCGCGACGGCGGCGGTGCTGAGCTTCGTGCTGGCCGGTGACGCCGTGAGGCTCTTCACGCGGTTCGCGGGAGAGGGGCGGGCGGCGGTGAGGGTGGGGCCGGACGGggcccaggtgctgctgtccGACTGCCCCCCGGACGCTCTGCGCCGCTTCCTCCGCCTCCTGCGCCTCAAGGTGGCCGCCGGGTCGCGGGACGCGCCGCGCCGTCCCCGCCTGCTGGAGCGGCCGCCGCCGTCCTTCTCCGTCATCAGCCCGGTGCAGGAGCGGGACCTGCTGGGcggccccggccgccgccgccccggccaAGAGCGGGGCGAGTGCCCGGCGGAG GTGCCCCGCGCTGAGAGGCGGCCCCCGGCGAGGCTCTCGGCGGAGCAGGAGGCGGTGCTGGGCGCCGTGCGGAGCGGGAAGAGCATCTTCTTCACCGGCTCTGCAGGTGAGGGGTCCCGGCCACTCTCATCGGCTCCCCGGAGAAAGTCCTGGCCATTGACCTGTCGTTTTTCTCTCGAAGGGACTGGGAAGTCGTTCCTGCTGAAGAGGATCTTGGGCTCCCTCCCTCCGAACATCACCTACGCTACAGCCAGCACGGGAGTGGCGGCTTGTCACATCGGTGGCACTACTCTCCACGCCTTTGCAG GGATCGGCTCTGGGAAGGCGCCGCTGGAACAGTGCGTTCAGCTGGCAGAGAGGCCAGGGGTGCGCCAGCATTGGCTGGCCTGCCAGCACTTAATTATTGATGAGATCTCAATGGTGGATGGCAAGTTCTTTGACAAGCTGGAAGCAGTGGCAAG GGCTGTCAGAAAACGGGATGAGCCTTTTGGAGGAATCCAGCTAATTATCTGTGGGGATTTCTTACAGCTACCCCCAGTCTGCAAGGCTAATGAAGAAACCAAGTTCTGCTTCCAG GCAAAAAGCTGGAGGAAATGCATCCACATAAACATGGAGCTGACTGAAGTGCGGAGACAGACTGACAAGACCTTTGTCTCACTCCTGAGTGCAATCCGTTTAGGCAG GTGCACAGAGGAGGTAACCAGACAGCTGATGCAGACAGCTGCTCACAAGTCTGAGCGTGATGGGATCCTGGCTACGAGGCTGTGCACCCACAAAGATGATGTAGAAATAACCAATGAGAGACGCTTGCAGCAGCTTCCAG GAGAAGTGCATGTGTTTGAGGCTTTGGACAGTGACCCAATGCTAGTGAAGTTAATTGATGCTCAGTGTCCTGTGGGTGGTAGAGTTGAGCTAAAGCTTGGAGCTCAG gTGATGTTAGCAAAGAATCTTGATGTGTCTCAAGGGCTGGTGAATGGGGCACGAGGTGTTGTTGTGGGGTTTGAAAGTGAACAGAAGG ggctgccgAAGGTGAGGTTTCTCTGTGGGGTCACACAGCTcataaaaatggagaaatggGTCATCAAAGGACCATCAGGAGTTCACCTGAGTCGTCAGCAATTACCTTTAAAATTGGCATGGGCCATTTCCATTCACAAGAGTCAG GGCATGTCTTTGGACTGCGTGGAGATCTCCCTGTCTCGTGTCTTTGAGAGCGGGCAGGCTTACGTAGCCCTGTCCCGAGCCCGAAGCCTCGCGGGGCTCCGTGTTCTGGACTTTGACCCAAAAGCAGTGAAAGCtgatcctgctgtgctgcagttctACAGGCAGCTGAGGCGTCACCAGCTTCTAGCCCAG GATTCACTACATGCCCATTCAGAGGCTGATgagaaggaaaactggaaaTGCAACTGA